The Algoriphagus sanaruensis genome window below encodes:
- a CDS encoding M1 family metallopeptidase → MRSKILLGIFALLLSLSSSYSQKSFTRADTLRGSITPERAWWDLNYYHLAIEIFPETKSIKGSNTIRYQVKSEHQVLQLDLQEPLKITSIIQAGEELSFKRDGAAHFVTLKKQQVPGTIEELVVSYEGQPKEAIRPPWDGGITWTKDSIGKPFIASSNQGIGSSIWWPLKDHPADEVDSLKISVTVPEGLMDVSNGRLVEIEIGQDKNTYHWSVVNPINDYGVNINIGDYVHFGEKFEGEKGTLDMDYFVLRENLEKAKVHFQDAGRMMKAFEHWFGPYPFYEDGFKLVDAPYLGMEHQSSVTYGNGYQNGYRGRDLSGTGWGLKFDFIIIHEAGHEWFANNITYKDVADMWIHESFTNYSESLFLEFHYGKEAGQEYVRGTRMNIANDRPIIGTYGLNQRGSGDMYYKGGNLLNMLREILNDDEKWRQILRGLNEEFYHQTVTTDQVEHYIAMGIGIDLRPVFDQYLRDSQIPILEYYYSDNQTLNYRWISCLPSFTMPVDVTIGEEKIRIQPKTTWSQLKVKTQEDLEVDPDYYVGVSRMR, encoded by the coding sequence ATGAGATCAAAAATTCTACTTGGAATATTTGCCTTGCTACTTTCACTCTCTTCGAGTTATTCCCAAAAATCCTTTACTCGGGCAGATACCCTACGGGGAAGCATCACTCCAGAGCGAGCTTGGTGGGATTTGAATTACTATCATTTGGCGATAGAAATTTTCCCGGAAACAAAATCTATAAAAGGCTCAAATACAATTCGATACCAGGTAAAATCTGAACATCAAGTTTTACAACTTGACTTACAAGAACCCTTGAAAATTACCTCAATAATCCAAGCAGGCGAGGAGCTTTCGTTCAAACGCGATGGTGCTGCTCATTTTGTCACCTTGAAGAAACAACAGGTACCTGGTACGATTGAAGAATTGGTGGTATCCTATGAAGGGCAGCCCAAAGAAGCAATTCGTCCTCCTTGGGATGGGGGAATTACTTGGACCAAGGACAGCATTGGAAAACCATTTATAGCATCATCCAACCAAGGAATTGGGTCTAGTATTTGGTGGCCACTCAAAGACCATCCTGCAGATGAAGTAGATAGCTTGAAAATCAGTGTCACCGTTCCTGAAGGTTTAATGGATGTATCCAATGGTAGATTGGTCGAAATAGAAATTGGTCAGGACAAAAACACGTATCACTGGTCGGTAGTCAATCCAATCAATGACTACGGCGTGAATATCAATATTGGCGATTATGTCCATTTTGGTGAAAAATTCGAAGGTGAAAAAGGCACGCTGGATATGGATTATTTTGTTCTGAGAGAAAATTTAGAGAAAGCCAAAGTTCATTTTCAAGATGCTGGACGAATGATGAAGGCCTTTGAACATTGGTTTGGTCCTTATCCATTTTATGAAGACGGCTTTAAACTCGTCGACGCACCTTACTTAGGCATGGAGCATCAAAGCTCGGTCACTTATGGTAATGGCTACCAAAATGGTTATCGTGGCAGGGATTTGAGCGGTACAGGCTGGGGACTAAAATTTGACTTCATCATCATTCATGAAGCTGGGCACGAATGGTTTGCCAATAACATTACCTATAAGGATGTGGCAGACATGTGGATTCACGAAAGCTTTACTAATTACTCAGAAAGCCTCTTTTTGGAATTTCATTATGGAAAAGAAGCTGGTCAGGAGTACGTAAGAGGCACTCGTATGAATATTGCAAACGATCGTCCGATTATTGGAACTTATGGATTGAATCAGCGTGGCTCCGGCGATATGTATTATAAAGGTGGAAACCTGCTCAATATGCTTCGTGAAATCCTGAACGATGACGAAAAGTGGAGACAGATTTTACGGGGATTAAATGAAGAGTTTTACCACCAAACTGTTACGACCGATCAGGTAGAGCATTATATCGCCATGGGGATAGGAATAGATCTAAGACCTGTTTTTGACCAATATTTAAGAGATTCCCAAATTCCAATTTTGGAATATTACTATTCGGATAATCAGACCCTTAATTATCGATGGATCTCTTGTTTACCTTCATTCACTATGCCAGTGGATGTGACAATCGGTGAAGAGAAGATCCGAATTCAACCTAAAACTACTTGGTCCCAGCTGAAAGTAAAGACACAAGAAGACCTGGAAGTCGATCCCGATTATTATGTAGGAGTAAGTCGAATGAGATAA
- a CDS encoding sensor histidine kinase codes for MKSKSLDFRQIEWWIVTSATLTAFLFILFGYRPQFYNDSSFEIFTYASRLLILASLYTVFHLIHQVYLPQFSEAVKKWKIILKILLAGAVAFFISALFGYQSELIKTPFPTFFLGVLVLFVCYQIAAHLLEQALTPPRLRDFQLYNIFRLILGYLFTFFFLILLEPITNNGPAIVFGMFIPVILIASLFNFYLVYGKKKQGKIKQSRWYNWSLMAILLLIFLIISAESNQEEIFFVGGLGTVTFIQLIFFPLTSLIFKKYDSFLGQISSLSTQVDQGNASFDFLRSQINPHFLFNALNTLYASALIENAEKTSDGIQKLGDMMRFMLHENQLPRIPLSREIDYLRNYLDLQLLRFGAQTNLDLDIQINDAQCQGEISPMLIIPFVENAFKHGISAKEKSWIRLNLRCISGSVHLDLVNSVHPEKPVNEKSREESGIGLENVKKRLALLYPDQHQLSIISNDTDFFVHLSVQIQNP; via the coding sequence ATGAAATCCAAAAGTCTTGATTTTCGACAAATAGAATGGTGGATTGTCACCAGTGCGACTTTGACTGCCTTTCTCTTTATCCTCTTTGGATATCGACCTCAATTCTACAATGATTCAAGTTTTGAAATCTTTACTTATGCCAGCAGGCTATTGATCTTAGCTTCGCTATACACGGTTTTTCATCTGATTCACCAGGTTTATCTTCCTCAATTTTCTGAAGCGGTCAAAAAATGGAAGATCATTTTGAAAATCCTACTCGCCGGCGCTGTGGCATTTTTCATAAGTGCCTTATTTGGCTATCAATCTGAATTAATCAAAACGCCATTTCCTACCTTCTTTTTGGGTGTCTTGGTGCTGTTCGTTTGTTATCAGATAGCTGCGCATTTGTTGGAACAAGCATTGACCCCTCCCCGGCTCCGGGACTTCCAACTTTACAACATATTCCGATTGATCTTGGGGTATTTATTTACGTTCTTCTTTTTGATTCTCCTTGAACCAATCACAAATAATGGTCCTGCCATTGTATTTGGAATGTTTATTCCTGTAATCTTGATCGCTAGCCTTTTCAATTTCTATTTGGTCTATGGCAAAAAGAAACAAGGAAAAATCAAGCAATCCAGATGGTACAATTGGAGTTTGATGGCCATACTTTTATTGATATTCCTGATCATCTCAGCAGAATCAAATCAAGAAGAGATTTTCTTTGTTGGTGGATTGGGTACAGTTACCTTTATTCAATTGATATTCTTCCCTTTAACTTCCCTGATCTTCAAGAAATACGATTCATTTTTGGGTCAAATTTCATCCCTCTCCACCCAAGTCGATCAAGGAAATGCAAGCTTTGATTTTTTAAGATCGCAAATCAATCCGCATTTTCTGTTCAATGCGCTGAACACGCTTTATGCCAGTGCACTAATCGAAAATGCAGAAAAAACCTCCGATGGGATTCAAAAATTGGGAGATATGATGCGCTTTATGCTTCATGAGAATCAACTTCCCCGAATTCCTCTTTCCAGAGAAATTGACTATTTGAGAAACTACCTTGATTTACAGCTTTTACGATTTGGAGCTCAGACAAATCTTGATTTGGACATCCAGATCAACGATGCACAATGTCAGGGTGAAATTTCACCTATGCTCATTATCCCTTTTGTGGAAAATGCTTTTAAACACGGGATTTCTGCGAAAGAAAAATCCTGGATTAGACTCAATCTTCGCTGCATTTCAGGGTCTGTTCACTTAGATTTGGTCAACAGTGTACATCCAGAAAAGCCTGTCAATGAAAAATCTAGAGAAGAATCAGGAATTGGTCTTGAAAATGTCAAGAAGCGCCTCGCCCTACTCTATCCCGATCAGCATCAACTGAGCATTATTTCAAATGACACTGATTTCTTTGTTCATCTTTCTGTACAAATCCAAAATCCATGA
- a CDS encoding M13 family metallopeptidase codes for MNYKILVALLTLAACTSKSPNENPEPRQFVDLAGLDSTIRPGDNFFMHVNGKWYNSVEIDADQVGVGSYSFLNIPQKKLLESILTEVSATQHPKGSIEQKVGDFYASGMDTTAINSRGADPIKPILTRIQDIQNLRDLQKFITSELGRNNQSVVSLRISPDDQNSTINIIHLSQTGLGLPDRDYYFKSDSSSLSIQNAYKNYLSTLFTLTGSSSTEAEQAANSVYNLEKSLAESHKTRIERRIVKENYHKVALNDLNQKHENIGWKDILGELKLTTDSLDIRQPAYYDKLNSLLGSQPLNDWKTYLKAHALTSYANFLSSDFEKASFEYNKAVSGQSKPLTRAQQMVQQVDQQLGFDLGQLYVKRYFDENAKQKVLDLVNNLQKAFEQRINKLDWMSDSTKTQAKEKLYAITKKIGYPDKWREYPVEIERDAYFENVLQLKKDEAKYQFNKLGKTPDKTEWGTTPSTVTAYYNPSLNEIVFPAGILQYPYFDPNADDAINYGGIGMVIGHELTHAFDDQGAQFDKEGNLKNWWTKADYEKFKDKTQLLIDRYDTFTVLDSVPVKGAMTIGENTADNGGIYIAYDAFKLTQQGQDTTRIDGFTPDQRFCYSIARIWRVKTRDEYMRTYVNTNSHSPAMWRVNGPLMNFEPFYAAYGIQPGDANYRAPEERIKIW; via the coding sequence ATGAATTATAAAATCCTTGTTGCTTTACTAACCCTCGCAGCCTGTACCTCCAAATCTCCAAATGAAAATCCCGAACCAAGACAATTTGTAGACTTAGCGGGATTGGACTCTACGATCCGACCTGGTGATAACTTCTTTATGCACGTCAATGGAAAATGGTATAATTCTGTAGAAATCGATGCCGATCAAGTAGGAGTGGGATCATATTCATTTTTGAATATCCCTCAAAAAAAGCTTCTCGAAAGTATCCTTACTGAAGTCTCTGCCACTCAGCATCCGAAGGGAAGCATTGAGCAAAAAGTTGGGGATTTTTATGCTTCTGGTATGGATACAACAGCCATCAACTCACGAGGAGCTGATCCGATTAAGCCGATTTTAACACGAATTCAAGACATTCAAAATCTGAGGGATCTTCAGAAATTCATTACCTCTGAACTCGGACGTAACAATCAATCCGTGGTAAGTCTTCGCATTTCTCCAGATGATCAAAACAGCACGATCAATATAATCCACCTTAGCCAAACCGGCTTAGGTCTTCCCGATCGCGATTATTATTTTAAAAGTGATTCTTCTTCTTTAAGCATCCAAAATGCTTATAAAAACTACCTCTCCACACTTTTTACGCTTACGGGTTCTTCCTCTACAGAAGCTGAGCAAGCGGCGAATTCTGTTTATAACTTGGAAAAGAGTCTGGCTGAGTCTCACAAAACACGAATCGAACGACGAATCGTGAAAGAAAATTACCATAAAGTTGCCCTCAATGACTTGAACCAAAAGCATGAGAATATTGGATGGAAAGACATTCTGGGAGAATTAAAACTAACTACGGATTCATTGGATATCCGTCAACCTGCCTATTACGATAAATTGAATTCGCTTTTGGGAAGCCAACCACTGAATGATTGGAAAACATATCTTAAAGCCCATGCTTTGACCAGCTATGCAAACTTTTTAAGTTCTGACTTTGAAAAAGCCTCTTTCGAATATAATAAAGCCGTTTCAGGACAATCCAAACCTTTGACTCGAGCGCAACAAATGGTGCAACAAGTGGATCAGCAACTTGGCTTTGATCTTGGTCAATTGTATGTAAAACGTTATTTCGATGAGAATGCCAAGCAAAAGGTCTTAGACCTGGTCAATAACCTTCAAAAAGCATTTGAACAGCGAATCAATAAGTTGGACTGGATGAGTGACAGTACCAAAACTCAAGCAAAGGAGAAATTATATGCTATCACCAAGAAAATAGGTTATCCTGATAAATGGAGGGAATATCCGGTTGAGATAGAAAGAGATGCCTATTTTGAAAATGTCTTACAATTGAAGAAAGACGAAGCGAAGTATCAGTTCAATAAACTAGGCAAAACTCCAGACAAAACAGAGTGGGGGACCACCCCAAGTACCGTAACAGCTTATTACAATCCATCACTGAATGAAATTGTCTTTCCTGCTGGGATTCTTCAATATCCGTATTTCGACCCAAATGCTGATGATGCAATCAATTATGGAGGTATTGGAATGGTGATCGGTCATGAACTTACGCATGCCTTTGATGATCAGGGCGCCCAATTTGATAAGGAAGGAAACCTTAAAAATTGGTGGACAAAGGCTGATTATGAAAAGTTTAAGGATAAGACCCAGTTGCTGATAGACCGATACGACACATTTACTGTCCTTGATTCTGTACCTGTAAAAGGTGCCATGACCATTGGAGAAAATACCGCTGACAACGGGGGAATTTACATCGCATATGATGCGTTCAAACTTACTCAGCAAGGCCAAGACACTACTCGGATTGATGGATTTACCCCAGATCAACGATTTTGCTATTCCATTGCCAGAATCTGGAGAGTGAAAACCAGAGATGAATACATGAGAACCTATGTGAATACCAATTCTCATTCTCCAGCAATGTGGAGAGTCAATGGACCATTAATGAATTTTGAGCCATTCTATGCTGCTTACGGGATTCAGCCTGGAGATGCTAATTATCGAGCGCCTGAAGAACGTATTAAAATCTGGTAA
- a CDS encoding LytR/AlgR family response regulator transcription factor translates to MIKAIAIDDESLALEVIKSHASRVPFLTLESTFTDAVLGLEFLKNNPVDLIFLDINMPDISGIDLAALVPKNTLIVFTTAYSDYAVKGFELDALDYLLKPFNLSRFIKACQKAQEWISLQPSQEPVSIFVKTSQGQVRVDFSELLYCEAQGNYVTFQLEQEKILSRMTLSETEKLLPSYFIRTHRSFLANKNQVKVAERHQLRFGNFWVPISSSYLEEVMEKIKLD, encoded by the coding sequence ATGATTAAGGCAATTGCCATAGACGATGAATCTTTAGCTCTGGAGGTGATTAAATCACACGCCTCCAGAGTTCCATTTTTAACACTTGAATCGACTTTCACTGATGCCGTTTTGGGATTGGAATTTCTAAAAAACAATCCAGTAGATCTGATATTTCTGGATATCAATATGCCAGATATTTCAGGGATTGACTTGGCTGCATTGGTGCCAAAAAATACGCTGATTGTGTTCACTACCGCCTATTCCGATTACGCAGTAAAAGGCTTTGAACTTGATGCCTTGGACTATTTACTCAAACCTTTCAACCTAAGTCGATTTATTAAAGCCTGCCAAAAAGCCCAAGAATGGATCAGCTTACAACCTTCGCAAGAGCCTGTCTCCATTTTTGTCAAAACATCCCAAGGGCAGGTTCGAGTAGATTTTTCTGAATTGCTGTATTGCGAGGCTCAGGGAAATTATGTGACTTTTCAGTTAGAGCAGGAAAAAATCCTGAGCAGAATGACGCTTTCAGAAACTGAAAAGCTTCTTCCTTCTTACTTTATCCGCACCCACCGTTCATTTTTAGCCAATAAAAATCAGGTTAAAGTAGCCGAGCGACATCAACTTCGATTTGGAAATTTTTGGGTGCCAATTAGTAGCTCCTATTTAGAAGAAGTGATGGAAAAAATTAAGCTGGACTAA
- a CDS encoding HlyD family secretion protein, with translation MKLKSNWFYVLIIMMFGIMLYISAIYFKGSGESSIGIAQTSEYKINSEKAAQVKAIHVIPGMEVKAGQLLVELTSESLEMDILKLSNRIAVSKSELIEKSKLAESEIAYIKAQNQLVLEELESKIQELESEIQLNGALTKSLTITNSEVMNSPTVLKINSLNEQKKMHLDAMNIKISNVNQESKAEQQTLKSQIELLMLELSLLETEQKNLNKYAIASGVVNKVYVKPGEQVDSFTPLLEINPLHPTIVVAYLVGKKTVDFPVGKLVTVSSYDQRRNTVEGKVIGYGSVSELPEILQKSTATKAFGQELFIEIPDENTYFNGEKILIR, from the coding sequence ATGAAACTTAAATCAAATTGGTTTTATGTATTGATAATCATGATGTTTGGTATCATGCTCTATATCAGTGCAATCTACTTTAAAGGAAGTGGAGAATCTTCTATTGGGATTGCTCAGACTTCAGAATACAAGATCAATTCAGAAAAGGCGGCTCAAGTAAAAGCTATCCATGTCATCCCAGGAATGGAAGTGAAAGCTGGTCAACTATTGGTAGAATTGACCAGCGAATCTCTGGAAATGGATATCCTGAAGCTTTCAAATCGAATAGCCGTATCCAAATCTGAACTTATCGAGAAATCCAAGTTAGCAGAATCAGAAATTGCCTATATCAAAGCTCAAAACCAACTCGTTCTGGAGGAATTAGAATCAAAAATTCAGGAACTGGAAAGTGAAATTCAATTAAATGGTGCACTCACCAAAAGTTTGACAATTACCAATTCGGAAGTGATGAACTCTCCTACCGTTCTGAAAATCAATTCGCTAAATGAGCAAAAGAAAATGCACCTGGATGCCATGAATATTAAAATCAGTAATGTGAACCAGGAAAGTAAAGCTGAGCAACAAACACTTAAAAGTCAAATTGAGCTTCTTATGCTCGAATTATCACTCCTAGAAACAGAGCAGAAAAATCTCAATAAATATGCAATTGCTTCCGGAGTTGTCAATAAAGTGTATGTCAAGCCTGGAGAACAAGTAGATTCCTTTACCCCTCTTTTAGAAATCAATCCTCTTCATCCCACCATTGTCGTGGCCTATTTGGTAGGGAAAAAAACCGTTGACTTTCCGGTTGGGAAATTGGTAACAGTGTCTTCTTATGATCAAAGAAGAAATACAGTAGAAGGAAAAGTAATAGGATATGGCTCGGTCAGTGAATTGCCGGAAATACTTCAAAAATCTACTGCAACCAAGGCATTTGGTCAGGAGTTGTTTATCGAAATCCCCGATGAAAATACCTACTTCAATGGGGAAAAAATATTGATCCGATAA
- a CDS encoding SLC13 family permease — protein sequence MNNWISRIGLFLGPIAFCVILGIVESPGLNSEGLAMLALTVWMAIWWITEAMPIAGTAILPLILMPLLGILKIDLVSANYMHPTVLLYMGGFLLATGIEKWNLHQRIALNIINLLGTDLRKIVLGFILATGFLSMWISNSATALMMLPIGLAVVNQFKVQLGTSQLKLSENLGKNIMLGIAYSASIGGMATLIGTPTNAILAAVVKEMYQYSIPFDKWMLFGLPFSLILLGICWYYLVSFGNPLPKKFQLGDAKTVISEQLKSLGKITFEEKTVLIVFGLVCFSWISRSFFLAKLIPGIDDTIIVLTGVVLLLLLPSSKSGERILDWKTAEKIPWGVLILFGGGLALAEGFKETGLADWIGQKFTLIEGVGFFILLLIIIASVNFLTEVTSNVATASMLLPILAAVALKLDLHPFGLMIGATLAASCAFMLPVATPPNAVVFGSGYLQMKDMVKAGLWLNILSILIITLMVYFILPWLWGIELETYPF from the coding sequence ATGAATAATTGGATTTCCCGTATCGGCCTCTTTCTAGGTCCTATTGCATTTTGTGTGATTCTAGGAATTGTGGAATCACCCGGATTAAATTCTGAAGGTCTAGCCATGCTTGCCCTTACGGTATGGATGGCTATTTGGTGGATTACTGAAGCCATGCCTATCGCTGGAACTGCCATCCTTCCTTTAATCCTAATGCCACTTCTGGGAATTTTAAAAATTGATTTGGTATCAGCCAATTACATGCATCCCACCGTTTTACTTTATATGGGTGGATTTTTATTGGCTACTGGAATTGAAAAATGGAATCTACATCAACGAATCGCACTTAACATAATAAATTTATTAGGCACTGACCTACGCAAAATTGTTTTGGGATTTATCCTCGCCACAGGATTTTTATCCATGTGGATCTCCAATTCAGCCACTGCATTGATGATGCTTCCTATCGGACTTGCTGTAGTCAACCAGTTTAAAGTACAACTGGGAACTTCTCAGCTTAAATTATCCGAAAACCTCGGGAAAAATATCATGTTGGGAATCGCCTATTCTGCTTCTATTGGAGGAATGGCGACTTTAATTGGAACTCCAACAAATGCCATATTAGCCGCAGTAGTCAAGGAAATGTATCAATATTCGATTCCATTTGATAAATGGATGCTTTTTGGACTTCCATTCTCCTTGATTTTGCTAGGAATATGTTGGTATTACTTAGTTTCTTTTGGAAATCCACTTCCCAAAAAGTTTCAACTGGGTGACGCAAAAACAGTCATTTCTGAGCAATTAAAGTCCCTAGGAAAAATAACTTTTGAAGAAAAAACCGTTTTGATCGTTTTTGGCTTGGTTTGTTTTTCATGGATAAGTAGAAGTTTCTTTTTGGCAAAATTGATTCCTGGTATTGACGATACCATCATCGTCCTCACAGGGGTAGTTTTATTATTACTTCTCCCCTCCTCCAAATCTGGAGAACGAATCTTGGACTGGAAAACTGCCGAAAAAATACCCTGGGGAGTGTTGATCTTATTTGGAGGCGGGTTGGCTTTGGCGGAAGGATTTAAAGAAACCGGTCTTGCAGATTGGATCGGTCAAAAATTCACCCTAATCGAAGGAGTAGGATTTTTCATTCTCTTATTAATCATCATTGCTTCAGTCAACTTCCTCACTGAAGTCACTTCAAACGTTGCCACGGCATCCATGCTTCTGCCCATCCTTGCTGCAGTCGCTTTGAAGTTGGACTTACATCCTTTTGGATTAATGATTGGTGCCACACTTGCCGCGAGTTGCGCATTTATGTTACCTGTAGCTACACCTCCCAATGCTGTTGTTTTTGGTTCAGGTTATCTACAAATGAAAGACATGGTCAAAGCTGGTCTCTGGCTCAATATTCTTTCCATTTTGATCATTACACTGATGGTCTACTTTATCCTTCCATGGCTTTGGGGGATCGAACTTGAGACTTACCCATTTTGA
- a CDS encoding AraC family transcriptional regulator — MKKPLQKSRIPENNAFIIRELIAPFFDVNWHFHSEFQLFVVLKGRGTRFIGDHMQAFREGDMVLTGPNLPHLWKNDKAYHDPENGLETHGIVIYFPDNFLRESVFRLEEFEGIAQMLRKSERGIEVTGKANQQITQMMKDMLHMKGAESIIQLLKILNLMVDSPDCHLIANAGYINTNKESEKDRMGQVYEYVMQNFQEKVTLEEAARISNLSVSAFSRFFKSRVNKSFSDFLTDVRISHACKLLHETDLNVSEIAYECGFFTLSNFNRLFRDRVQKTPLEYRKEFMESFLAVT, encoded by the coding sequence GTGAAAAAACCCCTTCAAAAATCTCGAATTCCAGAAAATAATGCTTTTATCATCCGTGAGCTAATCGCTCCGTTTTTTGATGTGAATTGGCATTTTCACTCTGAATTTCAGCTTTTTGTGGTTTTGAAAGGCCGAGGTACTCGATTTATTGGAGACCATATGCAGGCATTTCGAGAAGGGGATATGGTGCTTACCGGGCCAAATTTGCCACACCTTTGGAAAAATGATAAGGCCTATCATGATCCTGAAAATGGATTGGAAACCCATGGAATCGTGATTTATTTTCCTGATAATTTTTTGAGGGAATCTGTATTTCGACTGGAAGAATTTGAAGGAATTGCACAGATGCTTCGGAAATCCGAACGTGGGATTGAAGTCACCGGAAAGGCCAATCAACAGATCACCCAAATGATGAAGGATATGCTTCACATGAAAGGGGCAGAAAGTATCATTCAGTTGTTGAAAATCTTAAACTTAATGGTTGATAGTCCAGATTGTCATTTGATAGCAAATGCGGGCTATATTAATACCAATAAGGAATCTGAAAAGGACCGGATGGGCCAGGTATACGAATACGTGATGCAGAATTTTCAGGAGAAAGTGACGCTGGAAGAGGCGGCCCGAATTTCGAATTTATCGGTTTCTGCGTTTAGTCGATTTTTCAAAAGCCGCGTAAATAAGTCCTTTTCAGACTTTCTGACCGACGTTCGAATTTCTCATGCTTGCAAATTATTGCACGAAACCGATCTCAATGTGAGCGAGATCGCCTATGAATGTGGATTTTTTACACTTTCTAATTTTAATCGCTTGTTTCGGGATCGGGTTCAAAAGACACCTTTGGAATATCGCAAGGAGTTTATGGAATCCTTTCTTGCAGTGACTTAG
- a CDS encoding DUF4956 domain-containing protein, whose amino-acid sequence MLELFPDQPIYEYPQLINITYSFLWAFVLSSIIAITHKLTFTGDYYPKNFFQSLVLGAVVTTMVMLAIGDSLARGLGVFGAMAIIRFRTRIDDPRDVLFLFAALSTGLAIGVYGFTISFVGAILFCLVAVLLHYSPFRSYSHPNHLYVTIQDSSILQQVNTVIQEFGTEVRIISIQNTLDKGLRYHFGLTLKGTISKEKLVDSLLSIEGVSQLKFSSNELV is encoded by the coding sequence ATGCTTGAATTATTCCCAGATCAACCTATCTATGAATATCCACAGTTAATAAATATCACATATTCTTTCCTTTGGGCATTTGTTCTTTCCTCGATAATTGCGATCACTCATAAATTAACCTTTACTGGAGATTACTACCCGAAAAACTTCTTTCAATCCTTAGTCCTTGGAGCTGTAGTGACCACGATGGTCATGTTGGCTATTGGTGATAGTTTGGCTAGAGGTTTAGGTGTATTTGGCGCAATGGCTATAATTCGATTTCGAACTCGAATTGATGATCCCCGGGATGTTCTCTTTTTGTTTGCCGCCTTAAGTACTGGCCTAGCCATTGGCGTTTATGGATTTACTATTTCTTTTGTTGGCGCAATCCTATTCTGTTTAGTCGCGGTTCTGTTGCATTATTCTCCCTTTAGAAGTTATTCGCATCCCAATCACCTGTATGTGACGATTCAAGATTCATCTATTCTTCAACAAGTCAACACAGTCATTCAGGAATTTGGGACTGAGGTTCGAATTATTTCTATCCAAAATACCTTGGATAAAGGCCTTCGATACCATTTCGGACTTACTTTAAAGGGCACTATTTCAAAAGAAAAATTGGTTGATTCCTTACTTTCGATTGAAGGCGTTTCTCAGCTTAAATTCTCTTCTAACGAACTGGTCTAA